The proteins below are encoded in one region of Desulfovibrio sp. Huiquan2017:
- a CDS encoding iron-containing alcohol dehydrogenase, which yields MAVTEQVNGFFIPSVTLIGIGAHKEIPAKIKALGSKKPLLVTDKGITACGITQQIVDLLKSQKMNCVVYDETVPNPTDKNVADGVKVYKDNKCDSLITLGGGSSHDCGKGIGLVVANGGKIHDYEGVDKSSNPMPPYIAVNTTAGTASEMTRFCIITDTSRKVKMAIVDWRVTPGIALDDPLLMMGMPPALTAATGMDALTHAVEAYVSTIATPMTDACAEKAIRLVFKYLRRAVANGSDIEAREGMCYAQYLAGMAFNNASLGHVHAMAHQLGGFYDLPHGECNAILLPHVEKFNLIARVERFAEMAEMMDQNIEGMSKRNAAELCLEAIKQLSTDVGIPAGLVELGKRYGKDVKIKDIKIMTENAQKDACGLTNPRCPKDMDVMAIYEAAM from the coding sequence ATGGCAGTTACCGAACAAGTTAATGGTTTTTTCATTCCCAGCGTGACCCTCATCGGCATCGGCGCCCACAAGGAGATTCCGGCCAAGATCAAGGCCCTGGGCAGCAAAAAACCCCTGCTCGTGACGGACAAAGGCATCACTGCCTGCGGCATCACCCAGCAGATCGTCGATCTGCTCAAGAGCCAGAAGATGAATTGCGTGGTCTATGACGAGACGGTCCCCAACCCCACCGACAAGAATGTGGCCGACGGCGTGAAGGTCTACAAGGACAACAAGTGCGACTCCCTGATCACCCTGGGCGGCGGCAGCTCGCACGACTGCGGCAAGGGCATCGGCCTGGTCGTGGCCAACGGCGGCAAGATTCATGACTATGAAGGCGTGGACAAGTCCTCTAATCCCATGCCCCCGTATATCGCGGTGAACACCACGGCCGGTACCGCATCCGAAATGACCCGCTTCTGCATCATCACCGACACCTCCCGCAAGGTCAAAATGGCCATCGTCGACTGGCGCGTCACCCCGGGCATCGCCCTGGACGACCCGCTGCTGATGATGGGCATGCCCCCGGCGCTGACCGCCGCCACCGGCATGGACGCCCTGACCCACGCCGTGGAGGCCTATGTTTCCACCATCGCCACTCCGATGACCGACGCCTGCGCCGAAAAGGCCATCCGCCTCGTCTTCAAATACCTGCGCCGCGCCGTTGCCAACGGCTCCGACATCGAAGCCCGCGAAGGCATGTGCTACGCCCAGTACCTGGCCGGCATGGCCTTCAACAACGCCAGCCTCGGTCACGTTCACGCCATGGCCCACCAGCTCGGCGGCTTCTATGACCTGCCGCACGGCGAATGCAACGCGATCCTGCTGCCCCACGTGGAAAAGTTCAACCTCATCGCCCGGGTCGAGCGTTTCGCCGAGATGGCCGAGATGATGGACCAGAACATCGAAGGCATGAGCAAGCGCAACGCGGCCGAACTGTGCCTCGAAGCCATCAAGCAGCTTTCCACCGACGTCGGCATTCCCGCCGGCCTGGTCGAGCTCGGCAAGCGCTACGGCAAGGACGTCAAGATCAAGGACATCAAGATCATGACCGAAAACGCCCAGAAGGACGCCTGCGGCCTGA